The following are from one region of the Streptomyces changanensis genome:
- the sigJ gene encoding RNA polymerase sigma factor SigJ — protein MPLTMKDVHRFEAARPRLQAIAYRLLGSASEAEDAVQDTFLRWQAADVERVGVPEAWLTKVLTNLCLNQLTSARARRETYVGQWLPEPLLDGDPMLGPADTAEQRESVSYAVLTLMERLSPQERAVYVLRAAFDYPHRDIAQILDITEAASQQVFHRARKHLADGRSRTPVDEAAARRIVEEFLSAATSGRTEPLVKLLTADTFSIGDGGGKVPARAGSIDGALAVARFMRGLFKPAQSKRAIIGGSPGIHATTANGGPAIVAVLDGRVVGVICLEVTAEGIVAFRNQVNPDKLRRATEVWAATDRGEPLFHAF, from the coding sequence CCAGGCCATCGCCTACCGCCTCCTCGGCTCCGCGAGCGAGGCCGAGGACGCCGTTCAGGACACCTTCCTGCGGTGGCAGGCAGCCGACGTCGAGCGCGTCGGGGTTCCGGAGGCCTGGCTGACGAAGGTGCTCACCAACCTCTGCCTCAACCAGCTGACCTCGGCCCGCGCGCGCCGCGAGACGTACGTGGGCCAGTGGCTCCCCGAACCGCTCCTCGACGGCGATCCGATGCTCGGCCCGGCCGACACCGCCGAACAGCGCGAGTCCGTCTCGTACGCCGTCCTCACCCTCATGGAGCGGCTGTCCCCCCAGGAGCGCGCGGTCTACGTGCTGCGGGCCGCCTTCGACTACCCGCACCGGGACATCGCCCAGATCCTCGACATCACCGAGGCGGCCAGCCAGCAGGTCTTCCACCGTGCCAGGAAGCACCTCGCGGACGGCAGGTCCCGCACCCCGGTCGACGAGGCCGCCGCCCGGCGGATCGTCGAGGAGTTCCTGTCGGCCGCCACCAGCGGGAGGACCGAGCCGCTCGTGAAGCTGCTCACCGCCGACACCTTCTCGATCGGCGACGGCGGCGGGAAGGTCCCGGCCCGGGCCGGGTCGATCGACGGCGCCCTGGCGGTCGCGAGGTTCATGCGGGGCCTGTTCAAGCCGGCGCAGTCCAAGCGCGCCATCATCGGCGGCTCCCCCGGGATCCACGCCACGACCGCCAACGGCGGCCCCGCCATCGTGGCCGTCCTCGACGGCCGGGTCGTCGGCGTCATCTGCCTGGAGGTCACCGCGGAGGGCATCGTCGCGTTCCGCAACCAGGTCAACCCGGACAAGCTCCGGCGGGCCACCGAGGTGTGGGCGGCGACCGACCGCGGGGAGCCCCTCTTCCACGCCTTCTGA
- a CDS encoding NAD(P)/FAD-dependent oxidoreductase, with protein MQHRIIVLGAGYMGAIVAGRLAKRLHRDDVAITLVNAEPDFVERVRLHQLAVGRHLAPRPFGEMFAGTGVEPRLGRVTGVDVDHRTVAVTGVDGAAETLAYDTLVYALGSGWDDQGVPGVAEHAYELASRPGALRLRQRLAGLNAGQPVVVVGGGLTGLEAATEIAEARPDLAVALVTRGSLGDWLSDKGRGHLGKVFGKLRITVHEHAAVTRVEADRVSTSDGRAVPAAVTVWTTGFAVHPIARATALEVSGTGRIVVDDTMRSVSHPDVYAVGDAAMAMGPGDKPLRMSCASGTPAAWKAADAIAARLTGGKLPTGHIRYFNQCISLGRSDGLIQYVTADDRSVNAALTGRLAALYKELVCKGAVWGVANPTLGLPTRRHRVTRGATQTGAATGAATGSATAKTRTPA; from the coding sequence ATGCAGCACCGCATCATCGTTCTCGGCGCCGGATACATGGGTGCCATCGTGGCCGGCCGCCTCGCCAAGCGGCTCCACCGTGACGACGTCGCCATCACCCTCGTCAACGCCGAACCCGACTTCGTCGAGCGCGTCCGCCTGCACCAGCTCGCGGTCGGCCGGCACCTGGCGCCCCGGCCCTTCGGTGAGATGTTCGCGGGCACGGGTGTCGAGCCGAGGCTCGGCAGGGTCACCGGCGTCGACGTCGACCACAGGACCGTCGCCGTCACCGGCGTGGACGGCGCCGCCGAGACGCTGGCGTACGACACGCTCGTCTACGCCCTCGGCAGCGGCTGGGACGACCAGGGCGTCCCCGGCGTCGCCGAACACGCCTACGAGCTCGCGAGCCGACCCGGAGCACTCCGCCTGCGCCAGCGGCTGGCCGGCCTGAACGCAGGGCAGCCGGTGGTCGTCGTCGGTGGCGGTCTCACCGGCCTGGAGGCGGCCACGGAGATCGCCGAGGCCCGCCCGGACCTCGCCGTCGCCCTCGTCACCCGCGGCAGCCTCGGCGACTGGCTCTCGGACAAGGGCCGCGGGCACCTGGGGAAGGTCTTCGGCAAGCTCCGCATCACCGTGCACGAGCACGCGGCCGTCACCCGTGTCGAGGCGGACCGCGTCAGCACCTCCGACGGCCGGGCCGTCCCCGCCGCGGTGACCGTGTGGACCACCGGCTTCGCGGTCCACCCGATCGCCCGGGCCACCGCCCTGGAGGTCAGCGGCACGGGCCGGATCGTGGTCGACGACACCATGCGGTCGGTCTCCCACCCGGACGTGTACGCCGTCGGTGACGCGGCCATGGCGATGGGCCCCGGCGACAAGCCGCTGCGCATGTCCTGTGCCTCCGGCACGCCGGCCGCGTGGAAGGCCGCCGACGCCATCGCGGCACGCCTGACCGGCGGCAAGCTGCCGACCGGGCACATCCGCTACTTCAACCAGTGCATCTCCCTGGGCCGCAGCGACGGCCTGATCCAGTACGTCACCGCCGACGACCGGTCCGTCAACGCCGCCCTGACCGGCCGGCTCGCCGCCCTGTACAAGGAACTGGTCTGCAAGGGCGCGGTCTGGGGCGTCGCCAACCCCACCCTCGGCCTGCCCACCCGCCGCCACCGGGTCACCCGGGGGGCGACCCAGACGGGCGCGGCCACGGGCGCGGCCACGGGCTCCGCCACCGCCAAGACGCGGACGCCGGCTTGA
- a CDS encoding FAD-dependent oxidoreductase, giving the protein MTRTGTADQPNTDVGAQTDTDVVVVGAGPTGLLLAGDLATAGLRVTLVERRPRTTGNLTRAFGVHARTLELLDARGLADELVAGGTALTRLRLFGRLTLDLSRLRSRFPYLLVTPQYEVERLLERRARAAGVEFRHDTALRALRQDAEGVTAELAPSGDVGAGGRLRARYLVGTDGVRSTVRELVGLPFPGRSVVRSLVLADVRLTRPPGDTLTVDGAGDAFVFVAPFGDGWYRVMGWDRRRPMPDDAPVDLAEIRGIARRACGSDFGMHDARWTSRFHSDERQVPTYRVGRVLLAGDAAHVHSPAGGQGMNTGLQDAANLSWKLAAVLRGDPSDPEALLDSYHAERHPVGTAVVRGSGAVIRLAMAGTPLRRAARTAVTGLVTTVRPLSTRVTEMLSGIGVSYAAARGAHPLAGRRAPDLSLAEGRLYELLREGAFVLVAPQGDRPASPEVTAAAGRVVRATWAHPDRHGALLVRPDGYIAWARD; this is encoded by the coding sequence ATGACCAGGACCGGCACGGCCGATCAGCCGAACACCGACGTCGGTGCGCAGACGGACACGGACGTCGTCGTGGTGGGTGCGGGCCCCACCGGGCTCCTGCTCGCCGGCGACCTGGCCACCGCAGGGCTCCGCGTGACACTCGTGGAGCGCCGCCCCCGCACGACCGGCAACCTCACACGCGCCTTCGGCGTCCACGCCCGGACGCTGGAACTGCTCGACGCGCGCGGACTGGCGGACGAGCTCGTCGCAGGCGGCACGGCCCTCACCCGGCTGCGCCTGTTCGGCCGCCTGACGCTCGACCTCTCGCGGCTGCGTTCCCGATTCCCCTACCTCCTCGTCACACCGCAGTACGAGGTGGAACGCCTGCTGGAGCGCCGAGCCCGTGCCGCCGGAGTGGAGTTCCGTCACGACACGGCACTGCGCGCCCTGCGCCAGGACGCCGAGGGAGTCACCGCCGAACTCGCCCCTTCGGGGGACGTGGGGGCGGGCGGACGGCTGCGCGCACGCTACCTGGTCGGCACGGACGGCGTCCGCAGCACGGTCCGCGAGCTGGTGGGACTGCCGTTCCCCGGCCGCTCCGTGGTCCGTTCGCTCGTCCTGGCCGACGTCCGACTGACCCGACCGCCCGGGGACACACTGACCGTGGACGGCGCCGGCGACGCGTTCGTGTTCGTCGCCCCGTTCGGTGACGGCTGGTACCGGGTCATGGGCTGGGACCGCCGCCGCCCGATGCCGGACGACGCACCCGTCGACCTCGCCGAGATCCGCGGCATCGCGCGGCGGGCCTGCGGCTCGGACTTCGGGATGCACGACGCCCGCTGGACATCGCGCTTCCACAGCGACGAGCGGCAGGTCCCGACGTACCGCGTGGGCCGCGTCCTGCTCGCCGGGGACGCGGCCCACGTCCACTCGCCCGCCGGCGGCCAGGGGATGAACACCGGCCTCCAGGACGCCGCCAACCTCTCCTGGAAGCTCGCCGCCGTACTGCGCGGAGACCCGAGCGACCCCGAGGCGCTCCTCGACAGCTACCACGCCGAGCGGCACCCGGTCGGCACCGCCGTCGTCCGGGGCAGCGGGGCGGTCATCCGCCTCGCCATGGCCGGCACCCCCCTCCGGCGCGCCGCCCGGACGGCCGTGACGGGCCTCGTCACCACGGTCCGCCCCCTCTCCACCCGGGTGACGGAAATGCTCAGCGGGATCGGGGTGTCGTACGCCGCAGCCCGCGGGGCGCACCCCCTCGCCGGGCGGCGCGCCCCGGACCTCTCGCTCGCCGAGGGCCGCTTGTACGAGTTGTTGCGCGAGGGCGCCTTCGTCCTGGTCGCCCCGCAGGGCGACCGCCCGGCCTCCCCTGAGGTCACCGCCGCGGCCGGCAGGGTCGTTCGCGCCACGTGGGCACACCCGGATCGCCACGGCGCCCTGCTGGTCCGCCCCGACGGCTACATAGCCTGGGCGCGTGACTGA